The following is a genomic window from Nicotiana tabacum cultivar K326 chromosome 3, ASM71507v2, whole genome shotgun sequence.
TTACAGCCACTGTCAGATTCCCGGGGATCATCCGAAAAATCCCAAACAGGTTTAGAAGCATACATCAAATTTTACAAGATGAATTTACAGTCTTCTTTGCAGTAGTAAGGTCCGCTGCATAAGTGAAATATTCCCCTCTGCAGGCTGTTATATTGTACACATGCTTCATGTAGGGCTAATATCCAAAACCAGCCACTTTGGAACTAGCTCTCATCCTCCAAGTCATCTTCCATGTCCTTTGAGCCAATAGACCAGAGGTCTTCCTTAACAACAAACATAGCTTGCTTTAACTAAGGATTTTCCTGTCAATCATTGACATACAAAGGAAGGAGTCAGGCTAATGATCCCCTACTATCACTCTGGCTAATTTAACTATTACCACACTAGCACTCCATACAGAGTGTTGATAATTTATTCAAGGTTGAAGATTCCAGCATCCTGCTTTGAAGCGTTCTGCAATAGTACACCCGAACACTCTTTGTTAAAGACAATATATAAATCTGGGAATAGTTCTTTCAGAGTGCTGGTTTGCAGAGGTTTGTTTTGCCATAGTCGTGCTCTTCTGTCGTTACCCACTTTGACCCTACCACCTCTTCAAACTCTCTCCAAGAATTTCCTATTTGTCTCTCTACTGTAAACTCCATAAGAAGATGTGACTGCTGCTTTAGCGCATCATTGTCCATCAATTCAATATTATGCGTTGATCCTCCCTTTCCACGTCTCCAATTTGTTGATATTAAATCTCCATAACCATTAGACATAACACACTTATTAATAGTCTAAAGCTTCCACACCTAGTCCCCTATTGTTTACTCATAGTTGACTATCTAACAGATGCATCCTCTTTGTCTCACAATTAAATCCCCATAAAAAGTTACTTCTCAACTTATTCATTTGTTTTTCAACTTTAGCAGGAATTGGAACTTGTGATTTTAGATATGTAAGGATCCAAGTCATACCCTATTTTTAAGTTCATCCTTTACCCATGTGAGAGATATTGCTTCTTTCAAGGGGCTGATTTCCTTTCACATCTTTCAATAACTTCTCACTGTACCTCAGTAGAGGCAATGTTGGCCTGTTGGGTGATTGCTTCTTATCCCCGTACCTGTACCAGTGGGAGGATATAGTTGCCCGATAGAATAGTCGCACACACAAAAAATTACTCCCCTGTCACACCCTTGAATCCTTGTATTCAGCTCCTAGTCACTGCCCCAAATAAACTTGCGGGGAAGTActtcacactctcagaatacttgTTAGATTATCATATTCATAATCAACATTTACTGAAAACAAACTACTCTTGGCcgatttccttttcttctctgcTGATGAATAATCAACAGGTGAAAGTATATCTAAGTTTGGTGCGACTAAATGGAAACACAAttttaatttatgatttttacaaAGAGAGAAATTTATTGTCATTATTGGTGAACCAACGGAGTGTCAATTTCCTTTTCTTAATTGATAATTAGTGGCCAATCTCcagaaaatattttcatgatCTATCTGTTTGTTCTAACAACCTCTTCTACATCACTGTTAAAGATTGTGATGTGGATACGTTTGTGTTATCTGAAGTTTCAGTTAGCTCAATGTTGCTTAACACATGCATAACATGATAGATAATGCATGACTTGTAGTTTTTAACAATTCTTACTCTAAATTGGTTTACATAATATGATGTATGCATATGATTGCAGGTTGGATCTGTGACTGCCATATGTTTCACCTGTTTCCTCATTAGCTGCTTTGTGGTAAGGCTTTATGCATATGTTTCTTCTTCTCTCAATGCTGGTCAACATTTTATTGTCCATAGTGTAATAATCCTAGCTCCATTATAAAGTTTTTGCAAACTGGTAAATAAAATGAGGTACTCTTAGCTTCCCATGGGGAGGTCCAAACAGGGAAACGAGGTTTTATACAATTGGTGCTTTTGCTTGTAAGAGGTGAGAACATTGAGGCTATTTTTATGAGATAAAAGGCTGTGACATATGTCTTCAGGCTTCAGCCGAAAATGACCCAAACTACTCCCCgggaaaaaattaaagaaacgaAAAAGGAAGACCTTAATAGGAACATAATCAAGAAAAGGGAAAGTATATCAGGTTTAAAGTAAATGTTGCTTTGAACTTGAGAGCCAGACCTGCCTCAAATCTCTAAACAGCAGTTGCTTTTGTGCACATGAGCGTCTTTGTTATGTCTAATTTGTGACTCACTGCAGGTTGTGTTATCTGCTTTTGATTCTGACGTATCTCTTGATGTCTTGGACCATCCTGTTCTCAATCTGATATACTACCTGGTATGTCTTATTCCGTTATTccatgctctctctctctctctctctctctctgatcACATTCTTCTCAGTGGCAGCTGGTAGAAATTCTTCCTTCAGCACTTGTGCTATACATCCTGCGAAAATTGCCTCCAAAAAGAGTATCTGCACAATACCACCCAATCAGTTAGCTGCAGCAGACTTTTATCGTCAGTCCTACACTTTCACATGGTTGCCGCTGCAGAAGCTAAGTGGAATTCTGCAGGAAAAGTGGAGCTGCGAAAAGGATCCAGGTGCATTAATTTTGTAGAAAGGCCAATGATGTCAACTCTTTCCCCAGTTGTTGAACAAAGCTTAAGCTGTTTTACCTATATTGTATTATTTCTGTGGTCGTGGCGTGAAGCATCAGACGAATCGTTAACATTTTGGTTATTAATTGTTCCACAAGTTTGTGAAAAGTATCGAAGTCCTGATGTAATGATGCAACAGGGTTACCTCAGTGTCATCTATTGTACTGTTTCATTCTAACTGTGATGTTCTGCATTTGAGCATTTCCTTACTGTAAGATCGTACGGATGTAACTTTCACCATTTGAATAATGGCAATGCCCTCTGTAGTGACTATTTACCTACTAGGCTAGAGCTCTTTTTTTTTCCCCCTTCTATCTTTTCTTTAACTGAGAAATCCTGGAGAGCCAGTGTGCGTTGAAATTCAATGACTAAAAGGTGTGCTCCTCTGCTCGTTTTCGCTTAAGTATCATGCTTTTATATGCAGCAGAGTCATACTTGTAACTTACGTTTAACAAAGTTCGAAATCCTGGAGAGCCAGTGTGCGTTGAAATTCAATGACTAAAAGGTGTGCTCCTCTGCTCGTTTTCGCTTAAGTATCATGCTTTTATATGCAGCAGAGTCATTCTTGTAACTTACGTTTAACAAAGTTCGAATCATACGGTTCAATCCAACCACTAGATCAAAGGCCTAGGTAGTCAGTTGTTTCTAATTTACAGCGTCAACAATAACACAGTTTTGGTTTTTTTCTAATACAGCAAATTGATAAATTTTTGGTTTTCCGCTTGTCGATGGATAAACTACTCCCAAACTGGAAAATTTTTTTTAGGTACAACCAGTTTTCTTGGTTAAAACTTAATAATGCACCCCTCTAATACCAAAAATCTGCAATTGGCCGGCAGGAAAAGTGACACCAAGCAATGGATTTGTAAGACCAAGAGAGAGGAAAACGAACGCTCCATTCATGTATACACTAATGAAATAATTTCTGTTAGAAAAGTCATTTTTCCCTACCAGCCCGCAATTCTCCCACAAAAAGCATCTTCAAACCCAAATTGCTAAGTGTAAACAACACACCAACAATTTGACAAGGAATGAAGACAGGTAATCAGCACAATCATCATCGACCTATAACCTTGATTCCCTCCAACCAAATATCTAGGGTCAATTTACAGAAACTGAAGCCAGTGCCACTGGTTTACTTATATAATGAGCTCATCGAATTTGTGGAACTTCATCGACAGGAGGAGCAGCAAAGCGCACATTAGCTGGCCGAGCCACCACTACCGGCTCGTCAGCAAACATTGCTTTGATAAAAGCTGGAGTTTTCAGGGGTCTACGACCAGTCATTCGTGGATAGACGTCTTCCAGGAAATAATAAGCATGGCCTGCAATCATTCCCTGAAACAAGAATGTTCACTTTCAGTATAGCACAAAATTGCTTGTCATAGACAGTAAATGGAAGGAAATAGGAATATTCAAAGTCCTCTAAAGGAGTTTTAAAAAACCAAGGTACAGGTAACAGAGTGCTGGCATAAAAACAACAGGTACAGATGCAGGTAGAAAGTTCAAACAGAAAAGCATCCTTTAGCATAATGCTGTATTGTGACAACAAAGGAAACTagtcaaaagtaaatgtacaaaATCCATGAGTTCAACTATCCATTTCAAATCTCGTTATATAAGAAATGCATGAGGAAAAGTTGGTAAGCTAAACAGTAATCTGCCTTAAAATGCTAGACTCTGCCCTTCCTAGTGCAACCGAGTTGCTTTGCAGCCTAGAATATTCTCAAAATTTaagaattaagaaaaaaaatgagaattgCTTTGCTTTGCCAAGAATATACTACGGTATCAGCACCTTTGGCTAAATCCTAAGCAGAAAACATGAAAATTGCTGGTTGGTGAAGACGCTCACACATTCTTAAAAGTTAAGAAAAGCAGATAAGAAGTGGAAGCTCTCTCACTAAATGAGAAAGTCAAAAATCCTAGCTGGCAGGATTTCTATCTAAGATTCAGGCAAGATATCCAACAGGAAGGCTCAACCAGGAGTAAAAACCATGTAACTTTAAACCTCTTAGAGTTTCATATTGTTGAATGAAACAagtaaaatcttttttttttaataggtAAGGATGAAACAAGTAAAAACCTAATAGAAGCACACAGGTCGCAAGAAGTGTACCAGTAAATCCACCCAAGCACTGGCACCAACAAGCACAGAGAAACCCAGAAGAACCTGCAACAAGGGGAAAGAAGTGTGATTAAGTTATCCGCGACAAGTACACCTATCAAACTTCATGGAAGTGAAACTACAACAGGATAAAAAGATTGGGACCGTCATTTAAATATTAGTATCATGGATTCCTTATTCTATCCAATTCAACAATTAAGTGTTTCTATTAGCATGTCACTATCCTTTTAGCAGTCCTCTCAAGAAAGAACATCCTTGTCTCTCAAATTTCTGAGTGCTTTGAGACGCTACTGGCTGAGCTATATCTAAGGAGCAAGTTTCTGGATTTCTCTGTGTTTTTTTCTTGTGCAAGACTACGCTGACGAAGATTTCCATACTATGTCCTAGAGAGGGTTTCAAGCCAGTTAGATCCTATacactaaaaacatgaaaagaCTAAGAAAATTGCCCTGGAAATAGCCCCTTCATGTAATAATGACAACCAATGAGCTGAGCATGTCAACATTGATTTTCAAAATCAACATACTGCAAGGTTTACCGTCTTGACTGCAAAACACCACCTAAGATTGCATATGCTACACCCACAACTAAATGAATAAGGGGCCTACATCCAAATCCAAGCACATTTGAATAGGGATGAAGAGAAAAATAAACCTTTaccttatcacaaaaaataaaaaaagaatggaGGGGGGAAATATTTTGGTAATGGATCTGCTGTAACCCTTCGGGTTTGACAGCTCACATTTAGCAACTACAAAATATTTTACCCCAATTGCAACCTATGAAGTCTTCTTTAAAAACATAGTTTATAATGCACTGATTTGCCAAGTTGATACCAATACCTTTAAAGGTAGATTCCTGGTAGTTTAACACTTTAACTCTTTCTTCCAAGTAACCAAAAGTAGATATTAGGTACTTAGACGAGTAAAAAAGCCACAACATATAAGGATTGCTCATATTAACAGGTAGACATGACTGCAACCATCTAATTGGTGGTCTTTTAAACTATCAACTTACAACATTCGTGTAACATATTCCTTCGCCCTGCATATTTTCATGAGAGTTAACCATTAATCTTTACAATTTTAGCATTTGTCCTAATTAGTTGTCACACCTGCTATCAAACTTAAATTGTTTTCCCAAGTTTTATGCCAGTCCACTGTTATATTAGCCATCCTCAATTCCAAATCTGTTGTCATGGAACCAACGGTAAGGCTGGAAAGATATATGGCAGATTTTGAACAGAGTACTATCTCCAAATAAATGATTATCTCCTAGTAATTCACATCAGAAGCATCCTTGACCATGCCAGCATAAGTAGACCATGCAACACACATCCTGTGCGCCAAAATGCACAAGTCCTTTGTATCAAAAAAAATCTTAAGTGGTTTCCCTTGATTATATGTTCATTTTCATCTGTAATGCATTGAGCCAAATCCTTCCTAGCATATACAAACAAGGAAAACCAAATCCACTAGGCATGAGCTTTGAAGTGTAGCTCTTTCATGTAAAATGTCAGATGAAAAAAAGAACCAAGTGAGTTCTGCAATGTGTCTGGTTGCAGCATGTACTTTTACAGCAGCTTAGCTCTAGTGAGGAAATATCTGGAGTAAGTGCAGCCTACTTAAGGGTTGCACCAAAGCAAAGGCAAATTGCTAATGTCATACCTagcagaagaaaaacaaagattCTACAGGACAAATCACAGGTGAAGCAGCTCCCGCAGTTAAAAGCTAAAGACTTGTGAAAGCAAAATATGATGGATGAAGTAATAGACACTAACCCATGGCAGGTAAGCTGCTGTGAAAGTAAAGAGACCCAAAAAGCTCATGTGGATAAACGGATTTTGCTTGCTCCATACGTAAACCTACAAACAGAGAGAAACAAAAAGATGAAAAAGGAAAAGGTAAGACAGACCACAAATACTGAGTAGGAAATGGAGTTCTGCTGCAGAGGATCTAACCATCATAAATGTCAGTGAATTGCTCAGGAATATGATCCTCGCAAACGACTCTGAGACATAAGGTATCATCCCCCCGACAAGAACAATTCCAGTTAAAACAGTTGCACCAAACAGGAGCATGTAGAAGAAATCTGCTGTCCTTCCCCTGAAGGAGTTCTCTTCTAGAAGCTTGCAGTACCGAGCTAGGAAAAACATGTGAAAGAGAAAGTCCAAGTCTGAAAACACCACAACCAAAAAAGGACATCAGAATATAGAAAAAGAGCGAGAAAATATCTTCTCATGTTGATGTGTTCCTCATAGCAAGTCATCCTGCCTTCATCTCATAATCTCCGATGCACTcacaaataaaatacataattgAAAGAGAAACTTGTATAAAGGATTGACAGGAAATTCACAGACTGCACTAGATAGGAGGCAGGGATAAGCCTAGTTTCCATTATGGATTAAATCTAGCTAAACCCACTATTTAGCCACGATAGCTCTTGAACAAATGAGCGGCATTAAAGGCTTAATAGATGCATGGCTGTTCAAATAAAGGAGGATATAATCTTTTTGGGGGAAAAAAAGCTGCTGGGAGAGGAGAAATTACCCATCTTCCGAAAGTAGAGAAAATTTGTAATGAGGCGCCAGACCTGGTATTGCTTCACCACCAACTTGGGGTTCAGGTACAAGTTATAGGGAGATATAATCTGCAATTTACACCCAAAATACTATTATCAATTAATCATGAATCAACTAAGCTCTCAGTCCTAAACTAGTTAGAGTCAGCCTCAAGAAAAGTACAAAAGTCAATCAACTATGCCACAATACCAAATTAATTGGTGGCAGCTATATAAATCCTCTGTATCCATTCTACCCTAATTTCGACATCCCAAAttacaacccccccccccccccccaaaaaaaaatccaTTATCGGTAAAAatcttgaaatgaaaagaaaattaagaaaaatccaaattcaTTCCTACCAAAATACAGAATCCTCAAACAAGAAAACAATAAAGATCCAATCTTGATAAATCCAATGTTTTTTTCCTTAAGATGGATCATAATACCTCAAGAGAACAACCGATGGTGGTGACTATAGCAGCAGTGAGATAGGAACGCGTGATTATTGGCATCTGTTTGTACCATTCTTCCACTGCTTGTGCCATTCTTTTTTCCCCTAAATCCCTTTTCAATCTTCAGTAAAATTAAATTTTCCCCAAAACAAAACTTTCCGGAAGAAAACTCTGAATTATCTGGAAATTGATCAACTAATAGATTTCATATATACACGgacatgcatatatatgtatgtagtCGTATTTTTATTTAGCCAAAGGAAATGAAAAGATGAATGGCAAACAGGGGAATGGCGAAGGAAATGCTATTGAAGCTTTCATAGGATTCTGGTTTAATCTAATCTTGTTTCGTTGAGGTATGCTGCTCCACGAGCATTTGAGCGCGTATTACACACGGGCCAATTAAATGTTCCAGTGACGAGTAAAAGCCAATGAGATTGTTAGGGAGAATGGTATTGATGTCAGAGGCGCGTTTGTAATGGCCCTTGCTGTTGGATTTTTGTGGTTTCAAGTTTCCTTTCAAAGAGGAAACTATATGATATTTTCATTaaatctattattattattattattagggaATAATAGGGCAATTCGATTGAAATCTCAATCAAAGATAAGTTACATCAAGGCCAAAATCTAAAAGAGAAGATTCATTTGCGGAAATTTTAAAGTGACACGAGTAAACTTTTGGAATAAATATTAGTAAGTTATCTGacaaaattaataattaaccTATGATCATATGTTTAGAATTCACTTACACTATAAAAGTTTTACTCTCTCAATGTATAGTGTATACAACTTAAATTTACTATGACCATCCacttttcttaaattattttgtttttagtTGAGATTacttagtttatatttttttcattaGACGGGAGAAGAGAAAGGCAAAGATGAAGCGAAGAAAAATAGGGAACTATGAGaatttctcatatttatattgtgaAAATCGCATCTATCCCTCTTTTTAGTTATGTAGTAAGATACATATACTTATTTGTGCATAAATGGCATGTATCTCTATACTGTAAATTTGTCGTTATTTATACGAATGTTTAACATTGATTATCTCATTTGTGATATCGTGTTTTAAAAAGTAAGAGAATGTGAATGTTTTGTCACTTAAAACCATATAATCTGTACAAGATTACAAATATAAATGTAATGAGTATCTGCGAAAGTTAGTTCATCGTTTTCAACTTATTTAGCGGTACAAATTTAGTTAAGTGCGGAATTAATAACGAGAGTTGTACACATTGCCTAAAATATCACAAGTACACCTAGTACCTTTTGTGATATTTGATACTACTTAAGAGTTAGGGACTAAAGTGTAAATAGAGAAAGTTAGAATACAAAATTGTAATGAAGAAAAGTTCAGAAGTTAGTTTTGTTAAAAAAGGGATCAGTTATTGATCCAACAGTGATAACGACAATAATGAAGATCTTCATTTTCTCTCCTCCTTCTCTCTTGCTTTCTCTCTCTATAATTCACTATCGATTATCAATCTTCATAGCTAGAATCTTGTAAattgacatggtatcagagccgcGATCACTGTAATTGTGTAGATCTGAAGCTCAACAATGGCGGACAGTGAGATTAATCAATTACCTCATAATCATCCTTTTTTCCTTTGAGATTCTGACATGCCTAGAACAGCAGTAATATCGCTAAAGCTCACAGGGCCAAAGAATTACACGTTGTGGAGTACGGCGATGAAGGTCGCACTCTTGGTGAAGAACAAGCTAGGGTTTATGGATAGAAGCTGCCTTAAGAGCTCATACAGAGGCGAGTTAATTACACAATGGGACAGGTGTAACCAGGTGGTACCTTCATGGCTAAGTAGCACAGTGTCAAGCGAATTAGTACCGATGTACGTTGCGAGTGCAAGGAAGGATTGGGATGAGTTCAAGGAGAGGTTTGACAAAGACAATCTGACTAGGATCTATCAACTCTAGGCAGAAATTGCGACACTTAGACAAGGTACAGATTCAAttaccttttatttttcaaaagatGAAAGATTTTAGGATGAATTGGAAATATTGGCACACTTGACTCCATGTGATTGTGAAGAATCAAGGCCATATATTGATCACTTGGTGAGACAGAGGTTATTGCAGTTCCTTTCCTTATGTGACTGAATGAGAGCTATAGCCAAATAAGAAGCAACATTCTTCATAGGAAGCCAATACTCACTGTAAATCAAGCATATTCAGCTGCAGTACAGGAGGAAAGCCAAAGAGCATTAGGAGTAGCTGAGACAAATAAAGATCTCTTGACTATGTTAGCAGGTAGATAACAGATGTTCAAAGGAAAGAAACCTAGGTTGATCTATGAACACTGTGGGTAGAAAGGTCATCTAAAGGAGAATTGCTATAAAATAATAGGATATCCagctgattttaaaagcaaaaagaaaggGCAACCAGGTGGATACAAACCTTATGCTAACAATGTGAATGCAGAAAGAGAAGCAGATGTCAAAGTACAGATCCTCGGAAGCTTCATGACAAAGGAGCACTACAAATACTTAATCAATTTGCTAACCAAATCTTCTATTGGAGAAGGATCTGTTGCTGCAACAAGTTCATCAAACATGGCAAGTATAGTGTCATTGATATCTAGTGTATCCAATAACATGGTATATGATTGGATAATAGATACATGTGCATCATATCACATAGCATTCTGTAAAGAATTGTTAGAAAGTCTTAAATAAATTGAAAGTGAGAACAATTATGGAGTAGAGATACCTACAGGAGATAAGTCAAAAATCACACACTCAAGAGATGCTCTTATCCCGGAAAAACAAAGGATAACAAATGTGTTACAGGTGCCAGATTTTAAATTCAACCTACTTTCAGTATCCAAGCTAACTAAAGAGTTGTGCTGCTTGGCTACCTTCTACCCTGATTTCTATGTGTTTCAGGGGCTTTACAATGGCAAGGTTCTGGGAATTAGTAGAGAAGATAGTGGATTCTACATACTTAGAAGGGAAGGAGTGGTAGCAGCTAAGATTTCTAAAGAGGAGATAACATATACTGAATTGTGGCATCAAAGATTAGGACATGCACCACCAAGTACTTTACAGCAACTAGAGGAACTAAAAAATAAAGTTGACACAGGCTGGCACAAGCTATATGAAGTCTGTCCACTAGCTAAATAAACCAGACTCAAGTTTCCAAATAGTAGTAGTAAGTCTGATAGTATCTTTCAACTTGTGCATGCTAATGTATGTGGTCCATATAAGATCCCAACTTATGACAGGAAGCATTATTTTATGACAATAATTAATGACTTCAGTCGATATACTTAGATTTGCTTGTTGCATTTAAAGAGTGAAGTAATAGTAACGTTGAAAGATTTTTTTGCCTTGGTCAAAAACCAATTTAACACAATGATTAAGACTATAAGATCATATAATGACATAGAGTTTTTCAATACTCAGTGCAATGATATGTATGCATCTCTTGGTATTGTGCATCAAAGTAGATGTCCATGTACTCTATAACAAAATGAAGTTGTGGAAAGAAAGCATAGATACATTCCAGAGGTAGCAAGGGCTTTAAGATTTCAAAGTGGTATACCAGTGAAGTTTCGAGGAGACTGTGTGAAGACAATTGTGTACTTGATCAACAAGCTACCTTCAGATGTCTTGAAAAGGAAGTCTCCTTTTGAATTGCTACATAAGAAGCCACCAAAAGTGGATCATTTAAGAGTGTTTGGTTGTTTGTGATATGCAAGCACATTGCCTAAAGGTGACAAGTTTGCCCCAAGAGCAAGAAGAACAGTCTTCTTAGGGTATTCAGAGACTCAAAAGGGCTACAAGTTGCTTGATTTAGACAATAACACCTTCCTAGTTAGCAGAGATGTCAACTTCAAAAAGAATGGGTTTCCCTTTAAGACTGATCACAATCACATGGAACATGAGGATCTATTCCTTCTTAATACTATAGACACAACTGAAGTTGTTGAAAAAAATAGTAGGGATATGCCACCTGATCATGCTAGTGATCACAATGATAATCAAGCTGACCAAGCTGAATCCTCCCAAGAACATGAAGTCATTCCAGCATCTGAGACTTCAATACTTGCATCAGGAGAAATGACACAGGAAGATCCATATGATCAAATGCATCATACACTGCCAAAACCTATTGCAGATCCCTCAGTCATTCAGCCCAATGATTAATTGCCTCAAACTGTACCTACTGTAGATCCTCTTATGCTTCAACTTGTACCATCAGTTGCACTTAGAAGATCAACTAGAAGGGTCAAACCTGTTATTTGGCTGAAAGACTACTATACTCCTGGGAACTCCTTCAATCATAATTCCTACCTATCTTTCAATATGTGTCTTATGATCATCTTTCAACTCATTATCAAGCCTATCTAACAACCATCTCAACAGAAGTAGAACCAGGGTCTTTCTCAGAAGCTTCACAGGATGTTAGATGGGTTGAAGCTATGCAAAATGAGATCAAGGCCCTAGAAGATAACAATACTTGGGAAGTAGTAGACTTGCCCTGTGGAAAAGGGCAACTGGGTCTAAATAGG
Proteins encoded in this region:
- the LOC107776763 gene encoding derlin-2.2-like, translated to MAQAVEEWYKQMPIITRSYLTAAIVTTIGCSLEIISPYNLYLNPKLVVKQYQVWRLITNFLYFRKMDLDFLFHMFFLARYCKLLEENSFRGRTADFFYMLLFGATVLTGIVLVGGMIPYVSESFARIIFLSNSLTFMMVYVWSKQNPFIHMSFLGLFTFTAAYLPWVLLGFSVLVGASAWVDLLGMIAGHAYYFLEDVYPRMTGRRPLKTPAFIKAMFADEPVVVARPANVRFAAPPVDEVPQIR